Part of the Nicotiana sylvestris chromosome 2, ASM39365v2, whole genome shotgun sequence genome, AACTAAAGCTAATATAAATACTAAACTATACAGATTTGTAATATCTTTCCTTTATTGTAATTTCTTTGTAGGGCGATCGTATACATGCTTCTATTGGCAAGTCTGTTTTGCatattttcaacaaaataattAATGAGCTTGGATTATTTCTTATGGCGAACTTTATCGTCTGCCAAAACAAGGAGAGGTTCAACACCAAAAAACATAGATTGATGCTGACGTTTACTCAACGGACAACAGTGGCTGAAACAATTGATCCACTTTTTCCAATGAATATCTTTGAGCTGCGACCATATCATCAATTGATAAATAAAGTTGATGTCAACGAGAGTGAATTATTTGGTAATATTtgtgtttattttaattaatttttacatattttttttaatagatTGATGCTAATTATTTTTACATCTTTAATATTCTTTAGATGTTATCGGAGAAATTATCAATTTTAGTGAGGTACAAACGCAAAAACAAGGTGAAATTACTAGGAAGTATATGGATATCGAACTAGTAGATGATGAGTAAGAATAAACAGACAACCATCTATTAAATACATATTTTTCATAAATACATATACTAAACATTATACACTACTTCTATTTCACAGGAGGAACAAGTTATCTGCTACATTCTGGGGGGAATTTGTTGATCAAGTTATACCTCACCTTTTAAGTTCTAACAACCAGCCTATTATTGTTGTTATGCAGCTCATAAAAGCGCATAAATTTCAAGGTAACATGCAACTATTAAATTTCACTTAACTTTTTGAAAGTTATTCATCACATGTTAcatataattatttttttccagATTCATATTCTGTGCGCAACACTTGGAATACATCAAAGTTGTGGATTAATCCTACTTTTCCTCAACCTGAAGAGTTTAAAACACGGttaaatatattttaataatGTATCTACACTCATATCTATCTTTTGATGTATATTTCTAACTGTAATCCTCATTTATACATATAGATTACTTTCTGTTCGAGATAGTTGCTTTGAGAGGCTTACTCAAACCATCTCTCAACAAAGTTTCTCTTTTTCGGATGAGTTACAGAAGGGCATTGCTGAAGTTAAAACAATTTCCCAATTAGTCCAGTCGATGCAAGTGAGGTCACTCTTTTTATCTTCTTTCTTTGATCTTTCAGAAGACCGTTTTTTCTATTTGTTTTCTTCTGATATTTAAGCCATTGGTTATCCTATTTTACTGCATTAAAATGCCATTATAcaattataaaataaagactttttATATGATTGGTACTCCATTTGCATAAATATGTAGAGTTGAAATAATGTTAGTTGTTATAATATTGGATGGAACACATGTCACTTATGTTTGTTCAATGTAATCGTTGGCCCAGATTGTAGTTTCTTTCTTCATATTAATGCACACAAGGGAAATATCACTAACCACTCTTATCAGTTTGTTgatctcttttcattcttaagACTACCAGCTTTAGCAGTCGAATTAATTTGGGTGGCGCGATCAAACAAATTTTAGATTTAAGAGTCTTTCATCTTTTAAAGACAGTGTAGGTAGTCTGAACAGCGTCTGTTGCCATGTCGAGCCCTTTGGTTGCCATTTTTTCTGCTTCTTACTATATATTACTATATGGTACACAAAAAGTTCCAAGCTTGACAAACCCTGAGATCACAACTGTGCTGAATCCATAGCTTCTACCCATACCAAAGCCTGAAATTCCTGTTATGCCAACGCCTGAAGTACCAATTGTGCCGATGCCTGAGCTGTCAGCTATCCCAATACCTGACTTACCAACTTTGGCAAAACCTTATATCCCAGCTGTGCTAAAGCCCAAGCTTGCTGCTATGCCAAAGGTTGAGATCCCAGCAATGCCAAAACCCGATTTACCAAACAAACCAAAGCCTGACAATGAGTTTCTACTGTGTTCAATATTTTCATCTATTATGTACCACAAGTTTGCGTCCATAATTAAAATGACCTGGTAAGAAAATGTAAAGACATATATTAGTATGTAGGATAACAAACTACCCCCAATATCTTACTTTCAATGTACAATACGATCTTTAGGGTGGCGCACATGGACTGCCAAATGGCAGTTCCTCAACCAGAATGCAGAAGGATTATTGTCATGCAGAATGCTGACAATGAGTTGCCATTTTTTATGCCTCTTACTATATAATACTTGATGGTACACAAAGACGCCAAATCTGATCTTACTGAAACTTCAGTCAACAAAAGCCAAATTATGTACTAAGTTACATAAAGTTGTATCAACTTTCATACGAGCAACGATCCGGAAAGCTGAGATCCCAACAGTGGCAAAGCCTTAGATTACATCCGTGCCAAAGACTGAGATCTCAAATTTGTCAAAAACAGAACTTCCTCCCCTGAAAAGGCCATAGGTTCCTGCAATTCCAACACTGAGCTTCTTACAGCAATCACAAAGCCTGAGCTCTACAATAGGGCCTGAATTCACACATTGTCCAACAAAATAACCCCTCGTTGTCAGTATGTTGAGCTCTTGTCATTTTTAGTTGTAGCAGCTTTAGCATCAGAATTAATTTGCGTCGCGCGATTAAACAAACTTTTAGGTTTTTCATTTATTAAATACAGTCCAGGCAGTCTGAACAGCCTCCCCTGCCATGTCGAGCCCTTTGCTTGCCATTTTTTTATGCCTCTTACTATATAATACTATATAGTACACAAAGACGCCAAATCTCATCTTACTGAAACTTCAGTCAACAAAAGCCAAATTATGTATTAAGTTACATAAAGTTGTATCAACTTCAACAAAGCAACGattgattttattaattaacaTTGAATTGGATACATTATATTCTATAAGAACTCACTTACGTAGTGAACTTGCTATAAATTAAATAGATCCACAGAAAAAACTGCCACACAACCTCTACCCATTTAACCCCCACGTTCTACCACTCCTACAGTAACAACAAATGCACATTCCAACCATCTCCTTAACAATTCCATCCACAAATCTTCCCCACTTACACACCATACCCACTTCCACACTATTATCTTCCCATGATATTATAAAATCTGATGAAAAGGGAGACGGTAAAAGAAGAACAAATGACAGAAAAACAAAAACTGATAAACTCCAAAGATATTACGTACAATTTATTTCTGGAAAATCTCGATAGCGTCATCTCTCTAAATTTCACTCGATAACAACGGTATGATCTTTATATCACTTTTTAATTTAGTATGTAGAAGTAGATTCGTGTTGTCAACTTATTAGTATACTAACTTACATAAGCCTCCGTACCTAAATACTTATATTGTAATTAATATACTACCTTATAATATACTTCTTAGGTAAATAAACAGAATTAGTAACACAActgttatttacaatatgtttgtttctttttatgtttGTTTTTTTTGAACAGAGTGGTTACATGTCTTGATTTGCtaaaacttatgaaattcctaTTTTGCCTTTAATTTTTAGAATTGCTCGATTGATTTGTTTAACAATGTATTCTGATGTCCTGTAACATTCGAAATAGCTTTAGCaaagttttgtttaatttttataACTGTTAATTCTCAACCAATGAAGCTTTAAATCCAATATTGATGTTTGTGCTTCATTCAACTTACAATGTCTATTCAAAATATTGTTTAAATCCATCAATATGTTCAAATAATATGCATGTAGTATGTTATAACATTGACATGTTGTAGCCTTACTTATTGTTGCATTGGTCATATTTCAGATATGGCTAAAAAAGGACACATTCGAATTAGTCCAAATGCGAGTTCTCAAATTCAAGAAATGGGAGAACGTATAAGGGTACGACGTCGCAACGTTTATTCCTTTAATCATTCTGACTCAAAGACTGAAGTCATCCGTAATGTCCCAGTTGCGATACAAAAAAGTTAAGGGATCGAAGGGCTGCACGAagggaaagagaaaagaaatttagCGAGCTTAGGGCTTCACTAAATGAAGACATTGCTAATTATCAGGTTACTAGAGATGCGCTATTTGATGTTATTGATCAGATGAAACTATCAGATTGGCATGCATTAGCAATATTAATAGATTCAGTTGGACAACCTTTAGGTAGTATTTTAACTGAAATTTATCAAGAGGTTTGGCCAAGTAAACCTTTTTGTGTGTATGTTTTTATATTTGAAGCTAAGTGGGAGACCCGTCTGTACAACTATTTATAATTTGTTTAATTAAGCAAAGTTTGTTATTTCTTTACATGAGTAACTTTCATTTTACTATAATTTTTTCATAATAGTATTACATTAAATACTTAACATAATGGAATAACACTAACTTATTCCTATATGAGTGGAGTTGCTATGGGGCATATTTATTCAAGCATGAAGAAAACTATAATTATTATTGATCCATATAAAATCATTAAATgtttaaaaatcttttttcttCTGACATTATTAACAAGCTGAATACAACATTATGAAAAAATGTTATAAGTAGAAATCGAGCAATTATCAAAACTTTGTAGCAATATATAAATTAATGCATTCCTATTAAAACCATTGTGTTTTTAAATAAATTTGTACAATCACGATTTTTTTAAGCTAATTATGGTTTATTGTGATGAACGCATAAATTATACTATGAAAAATGTTttacatttaatttttttttccaatacTTAACAAAATCCACAAATTATGCAAGTacttatatagtatatataaacGGATTTTTATACAAATAGCTGCCAATATTTACTGTTTATCTATTTTCAGTCAAATGCATAATTTATACGTTAATTCTACACAACCAAACTCACATTTGCccatgactatatatatatatatatatatatatatgtatatatatatatatatatatatatatatatatatatatatatatatatatatatatatatatattatacctTCACTGGCTATTTTTTGATTAAGAGATTAGGTAAGCGACTCTTTTTATTAATTCTCATTATATAAAAGAAATAACTTTACATTTGTCATTGTGCCAATTGCCTCTATTATCCTTAATATTTATATTTATCTTTTAGAATAACGCAATAATATTTAATACTTTGTTTCTCTAACACTTTCCGCGGATCATACGGGTACTGTACTAGTATATGTAAAATACAAAGGTATTACTATAAATTATATGTTCAATTGTAAAAATTATTTGACTCTCTAAATATAATacagtcattctttttggaacgaggGGAAAATAATTGAATTGATCGATCAAAACAAGATGTGACAAAACTGCTAAGAGTGGTGCATAAGACAAACTCCATTTACCAATGTAGAGCAATTGAGTCATATTCTGCTGGGGAAGAGGAAAATTGAGCAGTAAGATGAAACGGGTTCTCTGAATTTTAGGGAAAGATTGTGGTGAAATTAGGGTTTTGCtgtttgtcacacctcccttttgcgggcccggccccgaagggttaaatgcgcgaggggagtttttccaatttaagtgacaatattcgaaatgagattatttatttaattcagagtcgccacttgggaaaggtttgacttttggtgtcccaagtcaccggtttatcttgaatcccaaatcgaggaaaatattcgacttttccaaatgaagtctgcgaaccagaaattctaagtaaggaattctgttgacccgagggaaggtgttaggcaccctcgaatcccgtggttctagcacggtcgcttaaattgttataatggctaaatatctgatttaaatatatgttatgacttacgtgcttttattaagtttaaaccgcttttattattatcatttatttttatagaattgcaacgtcgtgaaaatgcatctcgaaccacgtcacaatcaatgcacccgtggtcgtcgacacattttgactccgttgagatttggatttgggtcacatcaatgtgcacccgtgtttaagaaggttaaattattaaaggtgcgcctaaagcaactagcgtattgttattttgggaaggccgtaaaattcgctaaacggcctgtcccgaattctaagtgttttaatatatacatttagagggccccgcagcttgtgcattttttgtttgtcgaggctcgtctcattctatttatttaaaggaatttgcaacgtcatggaaatgcatctcaaaccacgtcacaatcaatgcacccgtgattagagacatatttcgatttcgttgagatttggatttgggtcacataaatgtgcacccgagtttagggagatacattattaaaggcgcgcctaaagcaaactagcgcattattatttttgggtagggccgtgaaatttgctaaacggcccgtcccggaatctaagtatttaagacatatattttgtgagggctccgcaatctgtacatttttatttggcgaagctagtctcgttttttagaaaggatatcctaaagtagctacatttctaatacatttgtccctaaaattagaagaaaaggtacatgctaatttaattatatgctttggcctgatccggattcttatgattaattatttacaaagttagGAAAACGTTATACTTTaatggaaaaatgctttaatcTGACAAGAAATCGCATACGAGCTAACGAAAtataacacttaatccgaacatttcttgagttgaacttaactaaacttatttaggctagattaaaggatttagctactagaTATTGTTACCAATGGGACTTTGAATGTGACCCTATGTACTGCCTAATGGGACCCAAAAAAAACTAAAGGAAACAGAAACAGCATTGTACAAGGTCGGAGTATACGTACCCCGTACTAACAAACAACTGACGAACTAACATGAAGGGCTAAACTCAATCGAGTATCAGTACATACTTTCACACtattgaattataaactaatcaattttttaCAGACTCGTTAATGtaccatgaatattacaacaaatacttgaacttcttcaacctttttcatttcatgctttcaaactgtttcagttacatcaatatgggacttgaaatgtgtacctggaatgctgaaatgcaaagaggaagaagagaataacagggaagatcagcagcagcaggaatcaGAGTAACAGCAGCAATCAAAACAACACAGCAGAGCAGATTCTATTGCAAGGGATGGAACTATAGTTGAAGAGAAAGTAGCCAAATGAAGCAGCACACAGTGTGGTGGAAACagaactccagacaatccaattttGAGATACATcaaatgcaacaaaacactaacagtaatctcgattgaaacttagaagaagcaacactacctaacaaattgacaacagatgaacttcagacaaacaaaaccaagtttctgatttcctatctgttttatctctttcttgctctctttctatttctgtatatatgtgtatctatgtatgtctccaaacctctcttCTCAGATCTCTCTTGATCTCCTCTCCTTTTTTCTTAACAATTTCCCTCTGTGTCTGTATCTCTAATATCAGATGGTATTCTTTTCCTCTCTCTGTCTCTATATGTTCTGTGTGTGTATCAAATCTCTCAAtgtgcctcccttttataagccttaacatcaacccttttacagcctgttagattaatcagatacccctcccatgtgctgccccttttcagttccacttagctatttaagtattagaaacccatcatattccctggcagacttgcccttttgaaagaggtttaatacttcttaactaaagcagggtaatgggcagcataatatatctgacagcatgtgctgtcgattattttattcaaaagcccttatgcagggcacagactgtgcacaaatgcacctgtggtgcacaaatgcacatgttgtgcagaaagtgcacatgccctccaattcagaagttaaacaaacattcctttttacatttctgattcaaattaacaactataagtaaacaaactcagttcctaatcgattcaaacaaatgtgtccagaagcaaatcgatttgttattgttcaggcaattgaaactaattgacgacacatgtcgactcgactatattaatcataacatgcacaatcgtagccaaaaatcagacatttaacagtatcgacacatgatttgaattatactaactaaacaaagtggtattcgaggaatcaattagtcagttcaaatttgaaaatcagctaattgcacaacacttacatacacattatcagaacaaatagaaAGAAGGACTCAAGACAACGAGGTTTAGGCAAAGTGGAtaggacacagttgataaaattcgaaataaattacacaaaatatgaacagaccttgaaaccacacacgtactgaataacaaGGAGAAAAtaaacttaccttaaaactttgaaagaagaaatagaaaaatcagcttgtgtttgaacagaccttctttaaggttgaacggactttaaacgaagtgtttctcggatgagaaacacttcgattaaggtccattagaccctaatctcttggcttAAACAGGCACGGACTAGGCTTGGGGCTTCTAGGGTTCgtggatggtagatttgggatttgggcttccaaggttagattcggaccaaaccaagcatggtttggtcacgaggggggtccggtgattgtctggtatgaatctagggcagatcggtgtagatcgagttttgctcgaatcttcaaatgaagattcgaggacctagaggatgattcgaactaaacagactacagatccatgttcagggtgtcaaggtggttttagggtgttaaggtgaaggtcatcggcgttcatgccgccgactttcatggtgaaggtgtacagaggcggctctagggtttggggttgaagacgatgaaggctggggttcggataggggggcagggtaatgttatgagtttatatagttagtgggtaggtggatcctggccgttggatgagatgtgatgaagggccaggatccttcgactaacagggaacggcgtcgtttcaagggtaaagggttggggtcggtccgggtgagacgggtcgggtctgttagtgggtttggggtgagagatcttggccgttgatcaatctgagatcaacggcccagatcagactggatcaaaacggcgtcgtttggaacGCCTCCTGAGGTCAGCTGATCTGGACCGGGTTTACATGGGGTTTGGGTTGAGTTTGTTTGGGCTTtgaattaaaatgaaaatcagcccaaactgattttcaaacccaattttgcactctctcttttattttttatttttttattttataacaaaacctaagtaaatcaaattaaaattaaataaacacttaatacaattatttgcacacatatatcaaaatatttaaaacaggtaaaatcaaacaaaacaaaaatcacgaacaaagatgcctatttatgattttctatttaacaaccggattacggttcaaattacgcatgacacatacattttttgtattttgttttaataaaataaaatgggcaaaaatcgtaaataattaacaaagtgccatgtaaaaatccaaaaattgtacagcaggaccaattgttattatttttatttattttggagcgattgtcgcgcgaaacaaaaatcacgtgctcacactgtTTTGAACAAAGCAGAAGTGCAGAAGCCTTGGCCGCCACATTATTTGAAGCAGTTGAGCCTCTTCGCCATGCTTTGCGTAAGATACCATTTGCAGCACATATCTGAACATCAAAAACAGAAAGATGCATGTCTCCCATTTTGGACAtgctattttctgttatttcttgtTCATCTTTAGCCAACCTAATAGCAATCACAGCTGCTCCAGGATTTCAACTATTTAGGCTTTTTAATCCCTTTCGACAAAAGCTCCTGTGTTTCTCAGGTATGTCCTCCAATTAATTTCTTTTCCTCAGAGGTGGTGATAAAAATTTATATCATCAGAATTCTATAGTTTAACAATATCTTTTTGTTTGATGTATCATTAAAAAGGCTACTGTTAGTGCTTATTTATTGTTCAAGGAGCATAAGTTGTTTGGAATCTACAAGTGAGAGGCTGGGAAGATCACCAGTATACTTAATTTAGAATCTACAATCCATTACTAATTTAGAATATCTAAAATCTACATTTCCatattattttccttttctttgggATATGGGGAAGTGGATTACAAGATGAGGAATCAAACTCCGACCTACACGGTGAAGGTTTGAGCTACCTTGATTCCCCATCTCCATATTTAATttgatggtgaagtttgaatttGGCAATGTTCACCTTTGCATAGCTCTATAAGAAAGTTATAAGGTAAAATAGGTTATTCCCGAAATAagtttatgaacacccctagagTTGAAGATTTCTTCCATGTTTGAGTTTCATAAAACAACTAATGATCCACAACCACCACAAAATTAACAAtaattaatcaaataaataaattccATTTCCCCTTCTGCTTCAAATGGAGCAGAAGCCTATCTCCCTACGTAGAGTTCCATTCCTGCAGAATCTGGTAATAACTATTGCTTTTCTAACAAGGATTAATATTGCTTCTCAGGCATCAGAAAAAAAAAATGGTTTCTTGAAAAGAAAGAACTGGCCAAAATCTGTTTCAGAATGAAAACAATTCTGCAATACACGTAAAGTTAAATGATTAAGGAAGTTAAACACACGATCCGTGGTTGCTCTAGACAAATGATAGTAGAAGAAAGCATGTAATTCTGCTTCTTAAATAGGAGTATAAAGGATATTTGTTTGTAGACTGATGGAAATACTTCATTCTGAGCAACTTGGTAGGAAAACTGAGACTTGCTCAATTATAgagcacctccacctctaacagtAGGTTGTGAGTTCGATTCATGAGGGGATAGGGTAAGGAATTACCGCTAATCTCTTTCCGCAGTTGGGGGTTGGGGGAGGGGGAGAAAAAAGAGTAACTGGGGAGCATATTCAAAATTCAAGAACTTCATATATAGTGATTGAACATATCTATCTCTCTTAAAGTGCTGAACCATCTACTGTACACATGGTCTAATAAAGTATACCTAGCCAACACAAAATTATGAACATATTTCCAAGTATAACTTGAAAAAAGTTACATTACTTGATCCTATTCTCTTCAAATGAAGCAGATATGTAAGAAAGATCAAGCATTAAACAATCATCTACCTATTAGTACACTGATTGTGACATTGTTTGAGGATGGCAAATCCTGATTCCCATGCCACATATCTGCATCAACAGATCTTCTCATTGAGGTATAAGTAGGTTGCCTAGGCAAGGGCAATCTCATATTGTCAGTTTCCAACATCAAAACTACAGAAGACATGTTTGGCCTGTGAACAGCCAAGTCCTGAACACAAAGCATTGCCAAGTGTATACATCTCAATGCTTCATCATGCTGACATCCATCCCATATTGAACGATCCACTAGGTCCATTGGTCTACCTTCGTCCCACTTCTCCCATGCCTGAAATATTTTCCACCAGAAAAATATGAGAAAGATGACCACTCTGTCATTGCTCAATTACACAAGAAAATTAGCCCCATTATTCGGACAGCATGTTCTggactaaaaatattgaaatagtGGAGAaaattattcagacttacatATCCAATAATGCCTGAATGCTCATCCGACCGAAAGCTTGTATTTCTTCGCCCAGATATAATCTCAAGCAATAGTATTCCGAAGCTGTAGACATCAGACTTGCCAGAGAACAGGCCTTCCATTGCATACTCAGGAGCCATATATCCACTGTGTTTAGCAACAAGGTATGAGATGAAATGGATTTAGCTCCAGG contains:
- the LOC104219430 gene encoding replication protein A 70 kDa DNA-binding subunit A-like isoform X2 — protein: MTRFLSEGDRIHASIGKSVLHIFNKIINELGLFLMANFIVCQNKERFNTKKHRLMLTFTQRTTVAETIDPLFPMNIFELRPYHQLINKVDVNESELFDVIGEIINFSEVQTQKQGEITRKYMDIELVDDERNKLSATFWGEFVDQVIPHLLSSNNQPIIVVMQLIKAHKFQDSYSVRNTWNTSKLWINPTFPQPEEFKTRLLSVRDSCFERLTQTISQQSFSFSDELQKGIAEVKTISQLVQSMQVRYG
- the LOC104219430 gene encoding replication protein A 70 kDa DNA-binding subunit A-like isoform X1; protein product: MTRFLSEGDRIHASIGKSVLHIFNKIINELGLFLMANFIVCQNKERFNTKKHRLMLTFTQRTTVAETIDPLFPMNIFELRPYHQLINKVDVNESELFDVIGEIINFSEVQTQKQGEITRKYMDIELVDDERNKLSATFWGEFVDQVIPHLLSSNNQPIIVVMQLIKAHKFQDSYSVRNTWNTSKLWINPTFPQPEEFKTRLLSVRDSCFERLTQTISQQSFSFSDELQKGIAEVKTISQLVQSMQIWLKKDTFELVQMRVLKFKKWENV